In Rhodamnia argentea isolate NSW1041297 chromosome 1, ASM2092103v1, whole genome shotgun sequence, the genomic window CCACAAGCTTAGCCAGGCCAAAATCGGCGATGTACGGCTCAAACTCAAGGCCTATGAGGATATTATTTGCTTTGATGTCACGGTGAACAATCGGAGGCACACAGTCGTGGTGCAAATAAGCCAGCCCTTGTGCCGCCCCAATCAGTATTTGGTACCGGAGCTCCCAATCCAGTGAATTCCTGGTCCTCTCATGCAGAAGGCTGCCCAAGCTCCCGTTCGGCATATAGTCATACATGAGCAATCTAGTGTTCCTGTTCCAGCAACAACCCAAGAATCTCACGATGTTCTTGTGACGGATCGAACCAAGTGTTCTCACCTCTGCTGAGAACGAATCACGGACCCCACTTTTCTCATCATCAAATGAACAAGCGGGGGCTTTTGTCGTTGGCCACAGCTTCTTCACGGCAATCACTTCCCCGTTATCCATATCAGCTCGATAGACGACCCCAGAGCACCCTTTTCCGATCACATTGGTATCCACTAGGCACTTAAGCACCTGATCCACTGAGAAATTTAGCTTTTGGAAAGGGGTGAACTGCCATGGCCAAGAATCTCCTAACTCCGATTCGTCATCGTCCTTGATTGTTCTTCGGGCTCGGATAACTGCAAATATACCCATCACTACCATAGCCACTGTCAATGTAATCAACAGGGCGATCGCTAGTCTCAGCTTCCGTGAACGGCTGATGTCTTCATCTTTACCCACTATTTCTTTCCCATCACTAGCATTCAAGAAGCAAGAGGCATGGCTTGAGGAACAAAGGCCTTCATTTCCAACAAGATCATTGGTTGAGAGTTGTCGGAAAAGCTTTGTATCGGGAAGATAGCCAGAGAAGTTGTTATAGGAGATGTTGAGTGACACAAGATTTTCAAGGGAAGCCAGTGGACTGAGACTACCCTGAAGCTTGTTATGCGAAAGGTCCAAGATTGACAACTTACTCAGAGAAGACATCTGTACTGGAATTGGCCCGGTAAGGCCGTTCCAGCTGAGGTTAAGAGCAATCTCAAGCGCCTCAATTCTGCCCAGTTCCAGCGGTATGCTTCCTGTTAGCTCATTGCTGCTAAGATCCAGCAACTGCAAACTTGAACACAGCCCAAGTGCAGAAGGAACAGAGCCTGAGAATGAATTCTGGTTGAGTACAAGCTTGTTTAGTGAAATGAGGCGTCCAAAGCTCGCAGGTATTGGGCCTGTGATCCTGTTGACGGAAACATCCAAGACTTGGAGGCCCGAGAGGGACGATAGTGACTCGGCAAGGGGACCTTCCAGGGTGTTGTTGCTCAGGTCTATCATTTGCAGCTCTGTGCATTCCCCGAGCTCATTGGGCACCTTCCCGGAAAGGCGGTTCCCagaaaaatcgagaaaattCAGATTCTTAAGGTTTCCTACTTCTTTGGGAATCCCACCAGCAATATGGTTGTTCCCAAGCCGAAGACGCACCAGAGAACTGCAATTACCGATTTCTGGAGGTATCATCCCAGAAATATCATTAGAAATCAACAGCAGCTTGGTGAGATTCTTGAGCTGAAAGAGCCCCGGAGGAATCCCACCGGTCAGGGCATTGTGCGACAAATCTAGAGCTTGGAGATTAAGACAAGAAGCCAACGTCGAAGGAATGCTTCCTTCGAGCTGGTTCTGCCAGCCGAAGAACACATTGAGCATCGACAGCTTCCCCAGCTCAGGCGGAATTAGCCCCGAGATCTGATTCGTGTCGAGCTGCAATTGCAGGAGGCTCGTGGCATTGGAAAGATTAGCGGGTATCGAACCGGACACATTGTTATTGCTAATCATAAAAGCTTCAAGCCCCAACAGTCCTCCTAGAGACGTTGGTATAGTCCCAGACAGAAAATTTAAGGAAATATCAATCATCCTGAGACTGCTACAATTACCAATCTCCTCAGGAATAATGCCCTCAAGATTATTCTGCCACAACAACAACTGTTCAAGCTTCTGAAGCTTGCCAAGCTCAGGTGGAATCGAACCAGACAAGCTGTTCTCATAGAGGAACAAGTCCACAAGCTCGGAACAATTCCCTATTTCAGGAGGGATCTCACCAGAGATCATTGTGGTGTATATGGACAAAGTTTGGAGCTTTTTGAGCTTACCCAATGAAGGAGGCAAAGAGCCTGCGACCTGTGTGTCGGCCAAGCCCAGGACTGCCAAATTTGTGCAATCTCCAAGCTCGTCAGGAATCTTCCCAACAATGTCCTTGTTCCCTCCAGCCCTGAAGACTTCAAGGCTTGACAGCTTCCCCAACTCAGGAGGAATAGACCCGCCAAGCCTGTTGTCAAAAAGCAAGAGACTCTTCAACACTCTGCAATTGCTCAGCCCAACTGGAATTTTCCCAGCGAGCCTATTAGAATTCAGGGCCAGCTCCTCCAAGTCCCCGAGATTCCCAATCCTCTCAGGAATGGCTCCAACGAGAGAGTTGGAGCTCAGGTCAATGACCGAGAGAGAAGTGCAGTCGCCAATGTCATCAGGGATAGTGCCGGTGAGATTCGCCTCGGAAATGACAAGCTTCTTCAAGAACTTGAGGGAGGAGACATTGGCGGGCACGGGGAGCTGAAGAGCCACGGATTGGATGTCGATCTCGGTGACGAAACCCTGAGGCGAGCAAGTGATGGAGGCCCACTTGCATGGGGAAGCGTCGTGGCTGTTCCAAGACGAGAGGATTGGAGGAGGTGGCGAGGGGGATGAGTTGAGCCATGCGAAGAGGAAGGAAGCTTCTTGGGTTGCAGAGATGGTAGGAaacgaggaggagaagaagaagaagatggagaaaaagagagattttcTTGGAGTGGGCATAGGCATAGACATTTGCCTCAATTTCTTCACCATTCTTCTTGGGTTTGCACCATTTGGGTTTcccaacttctctctctctctctctttcttgctctctgtttttttccccctcctccTTGGTTGGGTTTCTTGGTAAGAACTCAACCTCAAGGGGGGGCAAGAACAGCGGCAACAGCACTCTCTTGcctctccttcctcttttgCTTACATGTAGCGTGCGTTGCAAAATGCACGGACGGAACACTGgaactaaaatattattttcattgcagaaacagaaaaagagatTAGAATACAAATTGTATAGAAGGACAATGGCCTTGAGATCCGCGACCACCACCTC contains:
- the LOC115754653 gene encoding LRR receptor-like serine/threonine-protein kinase RGI1 — encoded protein: MVKKLRQMSMPMPTPRKSLFFSIFFFFSSSFPTISATQEASFLFAWLNSSPSPPPPILSSWNSHDASPCKWASITCSPQGFVTEIDIQSVALQLPVPANVSSLKFLKKLVISEANLTGTIPDDIGDCTSLSVIDLSSNSLVGAIPERIGNLGDLEELALNSNRLAGKIPVGLSNCRVLKSLLLFDNRLGGSIPPELGKLSSLEVFRAGGNKDIVGKIPDELGDCTNLAVLGLADTQVAGSLPPSLGKLKKLQTLSIYTTMISGEIPPEIGNCSELVDLFLYENSLSGSIPPELGKLQKLEQLLLWQNNLEGIIPEEIGNCSSLRMIDISLNFLSGTIPTSLGGLLGLEAFMISNNNVSGSIPANLSNATSLLQLQLDTNQISGLIPPELGKLSMLNVFFGWQNQLEGSIPSTLASCLNLQALDLSHNALTGGIPPGLFQLKNLTKLLLISNDISGMIPPEIGNCSSLVRLRLGNNHIAGGIPKEVGNLKNLNFLDFSGNRLSGKVPNELGECTELQMIDLSNNTLEGPLAESLSSLSGLQVLDVSVNRITGPIPASFGRLISLNKLVLNQNSFSGSVPSALGLCSSLQLLDLSSNELTGSIPLELGRIEALEIALNLSWNGLTGPIPVQMSSLSKLSILDLSHNKLQGSLSPLASLENLVSLNISYNNFSGYLPDTKLFRQLSTNDLVGNEGLCSSSHASCFLNASDGKEIVGKDEDISRSRKLRLAIALLITLTVAMVVMGIFAVIRARRTIKDDDESELGDSWPWQFTPFQKLNFSVDQVLKCLVDTNVIGKGCSGVVYRADMDNGEVIAVKKLWPTTKAPACSFDDEKSGVRDSFSAEVRTLGSIRHKNIVRFLGCCWNRNTRLLMYDYMPNGSLGSLLHERTRNSLDWELRYQILIGAAQGLAYLHHDCVPPIVHRDIKANNILIGLEFEPYIADFGLAKLVDDGDFARSSNTVAGSYGYIAPEYGYMMKITEKSDVYSYGVVVLEVLTGKQPIDPTIPDGLHIVDWVRRKRGGTGLLDQNLLSQPESEVEEMRQVLGIALLCVNPSPDERPTMKDVAAMLKEIKHEREEFAKVDVLLKGAQATENQGNRKNNCVPATSSSKPASLYPKSNNTSFSASSLLYSSSLSNARL